The Humulus lupulus chromosome 3, drHumLupu1.1, whole genome shotgun sequence genome window below encodes:
- the LOC133823014 gene encoding uncharacterized protein LOC133823014, which translates to MLEISDLKKSFATEFASVIALLGDIKASMPATNDNGGVECEDHVHANTSSEDYFDDCFSGGYQDVYIGEEMGADFEHFVQIASQFITPANVRARKMGRTTMSWRAWSGVYMFGLLGHHSWGCLKEHVVNVRFCCLGQLYHIFGL; encoded by the exons ATGCTTGAAATTTCTGATTTGAAGAAATCTTTCGCAACTGAGTTTGCAAGTGTCATAGCTTTGTTGGGTGATATTAAGGCATCTATGCCTGCTACTAATGATAATGGGGGTGTAGAGTGTGAAGATCATGTGCATGCTAATACTTCTTCTGAG GATTATTTTGATGACTGTTTTTCTGGAGGGTACCAAGATGTTTATATTGGTGAAGAGATGGGGGCTGACTTCGAGCATTTTGTTCAGATTGCTTCACAATTTATTACTCCTGCTAAT gtaagagcaaggaaaatGGGTCGAACAactatgagttggagggcatggagcggtgtgtacatgtttggcctacttggccaCCACAGCTGGGGTTGTTTAAAGGAACACGTGGTAAATGTTCGCTTTTGTTGCCTAGGTCAACTGTACCATATCTTTGGATTGTAA
- the LOC133824770 gene encoding uncharacterized protein LOC133824770, which yields MEMGTLLLQANQTSIDEQILLEEGMSSTTNEGIDVPYIPHLAEEVADFIIEDNTERKKISKQKDQNREYLVTCVDDTCTWFVRASKYKDQDLFKSKHGIHKIMEIKRESFATRLAIVSDRHKTIDYAVHMVYPNASHGACMFHLLNNLKRKYGNHGEELQMNFIEATKAYTKTKCERFMKDLDRLDKRSRPYLEKVGYETRARSYSPTKRYSMMTSNIVESLNAALKVARGLPIDIFVECLRSLVQKWVWTNSNNPNGTFTKVSTSTKNELRHDIISKMKYEVFPFKPIEYQVRDEKEVNFTVNMQNRTCTCNRFQEDEMPCGHAIAVIAKRNLRVYDYCAKFYKIETLKVLYQENVHPLPHKDEWNLPQHLDIVMLPPKETILAGRLRKKRIRSRGEPNVIFNCGNCGQPGHTRKTCRNPPIEKPNKQKK from the exons ATGGAGATGGGGACATTATTATTGCAAGCCAACCAAACTTCCATAGATGAACAAATATTACTTGAAGAAGGAATGTCAAGCACAACTAATGAGGGCATTGATGTGCCATACATACCTCATCTTGCTGAAGAAGTAGCAGATTTCATAATTGAAGACAATACGGAAAGGAAAAAGAT ttcaaaacaaaaagatcagAACCGAGAGTACCTGGTTACCTGCGTAGATGACACTTGCACCTGGTTTGTGAGAGCATCTAAGTACAAAGACCAAGATTTATTCAAG AGTAAACATGGGATACACAAAATCATGGAGATCAAGAGAGAAAGCTTTGCAACTA GATTGGCTATTGTTTCTGACAGACACAAGACCATAGACTATGCAGTACATATGGTGTACCCAAATGCTTCCCATGGAGCTTGCATGTTTCATTTGCTCAATAATTTGAAAAGAAAGTATGGAAACCATGGAGAAGAGCTACAAATGAATTTTATTGAAGCAACAAAGGCATACACAAAAACAAAATGTGAACGTTTCATGAAAGACCTTGATAGACTTGACAAACGCAGTAGACCCTACTTAGAGAAGGTCGGGTATGAAACACGAGCAAGATCATACTCGCCAACAAAAAGATACTCAATGATGACATCCAACATCGTAGAATCACTCAATGCTGCACTAAAAGTTGCAAGAGGTCTCCCCATTGATATCTTTGTCGAATGCCTTAGAAGCTTGGTTCAAAAATGGGTTTGGACCAACTCAAATAATCCAAACGGAACATTCACAAAAGTCTCTACATCAACAAAAAATGAGTTGAGGCATGACATTATTTCAAAAATGAAGTATGAG gTCTTTCCTTTCAAACCAATAGAATACCAAGTTCGTGATGAAAAAGAGGTCAATTTTACAGTAAATATGCAAAATAGAACATGTACTTGCAATAGGTTTCAAGAAGATGAAATGCCTTGTGGACATGCAATAGCTGTAATTGCAAAGAGAAACTTGAGAGTCTATGATTACTGTGCAAAGTTCTACAAAATCGAAACATTGAAAGTATTATATCAAGAAAATGTTCATCCTTTGCCTCATAAAGATGAATGGAATCTCCCACAACACTTGGACATAGTGATGCTACCTCCAAAGGAAACAATCCTTGCAGGAAGActaagaaagaaaagaataagatcaAGAGGGGAACCAAATGTAATATTCAATTGTGGGAACTGTGGGCAACCGGGACATACCAGGAAGACTTGCAGGAATCCTCCAATTGAGAAGCCAAACAAGCAGAAAAAGTAA
- the LOC133823015 gene encoding protein SHORT ROOT IN SALT MEDIUM 1 — MYSSRGSNAYGQQSYAGQPAYGQNLGSAYSGSTVGGPDGGSQLSISSRHTSMLGASQEADAAAYRAHPSTTAHYGGQYGSLYSSAALTGVSQVPSITAKAGSSALESRGAYTSAVPDSPKFSSGDYVSSTSHGYAHKGGQLYGEKVPDYPVIDRRQYGERQSSYMGRDLQNESTGRFSDSVSFAHQSEIYDRIDQAVLLRQEQLLKSQSLQSASLDGSARETDYLAARAAAGRHPTQDLITYGGRMDADSRSISLLGASSYNTQHAPSILGAAPRRNADDLVYAQSSSNPGYGVSLPPGRDYAMGKGLHASSLETDYPSSVLPRSGHARIDELKDDRASYLREFELREEERRRERLRDRERDREREKDRDREREREREREKERDRERERIMERREKERERERKRALEVRRDRSLPRVSRDRRGSSLLKEGRSLRRESPQREALHRRRSPVKEKRREYVCKVYTSSLVDEERDYLCIDKRYPRLFISPEFSKAVVYWPKENLKLSIHTPISFEHDFIEEESASGSKKDSTNLLSEESSKSGHGNILWNAKFILMSGISKNALEELSSEKIFDDRIPHIYNILRFAVLKKDHSLMAIGGPWKSVDGGDPSVDDTSLTHTAQRYAKEIAQLDLQNCQHWNRFLEIHYDRVGKDGLFSHKEVTVLFLPDLSECLPSLDAWRDQWLAHQKVVAERDRLLSLRREKMKVKDALKDKDHDSSKDVKRVDKEEKKKEVASSGKAKDVEKKEKEKDGNNLKKSASEVKGDTNEKPGKQNSMESREEEMKVDKKEEGATAVAQTTGGVMSGKKKIMKKVVKQKVVGKTTGDTVSKQHNGNEKEENSASLEGSGQQDASSAASSGVKTFARKKVVKKVVKASASEDKVAQVEKKVDKETDSSGDKLKDNIDPNSAAAVQDTSVKTVKKKIIKRVPKRKIATVQSNDGVSGTQKEGDGNEKAAAEAVDGTQGAGKQNADADNMKTEVKTLEKKIISKTEKSDKMGSSGKVVIKDEKAEKKEVKVAGERSATRKETETDKKKISQKDINDSKSGLLKDSEKSKDVKEKKGKDVKDESRSKSNKELKEKKKPEEPPRHPGFILQTKSSKDSKSRSMSLALETLLDYSDKDVEESTFELSLFAETLCEMLQYQMGCRLFTFLQKLRVKFVRKRFQNKRQREEKRGSEIDKLSPTKRLKTEKLSVNNQSTQASETSNPAQPDDKNTTEEYVIVDPAVEVKTNNLVEPADEVKTENGTDDDEDYEEDPEEDPEEDEEMDDVNPPGDSSVQNDAKETNLKEEPVNEKDDKLDKGQPGLKATETTAKSDTKAGEKIETKVDTGEKGTLVKLKETSADKELLQAFRFFDRNRVGYIRVEDLRLIIHNLGKFLSHRDVKELVQSALLESNTGRDDRILYNKLVRMSDI; from the exons ATGTATTCTTCAAGAGGAAGTAATGCGTACGGTCAACAGTCTTATGCTGGGCAACCTGCCTATGGCCAAAAC CTGGGATCTGCTTATTCTGGAAGTACTGTTGGAGGTCCAGACGGGGGTTCTCAACTTTCCATTTCTTCACGCCATACCTCTATGTTAGGTGCTTCTCAAGAAGCGGACGCTGCTGCCTATAGAGCTCATCCTTCTACCACAGCTCATTACGGGGGACAATATGGTTCTTTGTATAGCTCGGCTGCTTTGACAGGTGTATCTCAG GTTCCATCAATAACTGCTAAAGCGGGATCATCTGCTTTGGAAAGTCGTGGGGCCTATACCTCAGCTGTTCCAGATTCACCAAAATTCTCTTCTGGTGACTATGTCTCCTCTACAAGCCATGGGTATGCTCATAAAGGGGGTCAACTATATGGGGAAAAGGTTCCTGATTATCCTGTTATAGACAGAAGACAATACGGTGAAAGACAGAGTTCTTACATGGGAAGGGACTTGCAAAACGAATCAACTGGAAGATTTTCTGATTCTGTCAGTTTTGCTCATCAG AGTGAAATTTATGATCGGATTGATCAGGCAGTTTTGCTTCGGCAAGAACAGTTATTGAAGTCACAATCATTGCAATCTGCTTCTCTTGATGGAAGTGCCAG AGAAACTGATTATCTTGCAGCAAGAGCTGCTGCTGGTCGTCATCCCACTCAAGATCTCATCACTTATGGAGGAAGAATGGATGCTGATTCTCGCAGTATATCATTACTTGGTGCTTCATCCTACAACACACAACATGCCCCCTCAATATTAGGGGCAGCCCCACGGAGAAATGCTGATGACCTTGTCTATGCACAAAGCTCTTCAAATCCTGGTTATGGAGTGAGCCTCCCTCCTGGTAGGGATTACGCCATGGGAAAAGGGCTGCATGCTTCGTCACTTGAGACAGACTATCCAAGTAGTGTATTGCCTCGCAGTGGTCATGCAAGGATTGATGAGCTGAAGGATGATAGGGCTAGTTACCTTCGAGAGTTTGAGCTAAGGGAGGAGGAACGTCGTCGCGAACGTTTGCGGGATAGAGAAAGAGACAGAGAAAGGGAGAAGGATCGAGATCGTGAACGAGAACGTGAACGAGaacgagaaaaagaaagagaTCGTGAAAGGGAGCGCATTATGGAACGACGAGAAAAGGAGAGGGAGCGAGAGCGCAAACGTGCACTTGAAGTAAGGCGTGATCGAAGTCTACCGAGAGTTTCTAGGGATCGTCGAGGCTCGTCTTTGTTAAAGGAGGGGAGATCATTGCGACGGGAGTCCCCTCAACGTGAAGCTTTGCATAG GCGTCGTTCCCCAGTTAAAGAAAAAAGGAGAGAATATGTCTGCAAG GTTTACACTTCCAGTCTGGTTGACGAGGAGAGGGATTATCTCTGCATAGATAAGCGATATCCCAGGCTTTTCATATCCCCAGAGTTTTCCAAG GCTGTTGTATATTGGCCAAAGGAGAATCTCAAACTTTCTATCCATACTCCCATCAG TTTTGAGCATGATTTTATTGAAGAAGAGAGCGCATCTGGGTCGAAAAAGGATTCTACTAACCTTTTGTCTGAAGAATCTTCAAAATCAGGACATGGAAATATACTGTGGAATGCAAAG TTTATTCTAATGAGTGGAATTAGCAAGAATGCTCTGGAGGAGCTATCATCTGAAAAAATTTTTGATGATCGCATACCCCATATCTACAACATTCTTCGGTTTGCTGTTCTTAAAAAGGATCATTCTTTAATGGCAATTGGAGGCCCTTGGAAATCTGTTGATGGTGGGGACCCATCTGTTGATGATACCTCTCTAACTCATACTGCCCAAAG ATATGCAAAGGAGATTGCTCAACTTGATCTGCAAAATTGCCAGCACTGGAATCGTTTCCTCGAG ATACACTACGACAGAGTTGGAAAGGATGGACTGTTTAGTCATAAGGAGGTTACTGTATTGTTTCTTCCTGATTTGTCTGAATGTCTCCCTTCATTGGATGCATGGCGAGACCAATGGCTTGCACACCAGAAGGTTGTTGCTGAAAGAGACCGTCTTCTTTCGCTGCGAAGAGAG AAAATGAAGGTGAAAGATGCACTAAAAG ATAAAGATCATGATTCCTCGAAAGATGTTAAACGGGTagacaaagaagaaaaaaagaaagaggtAGCATCTTCTGGAAAAGCTAAAGATGTTgaaaaaaaggagaaagagaaagatggtAACAATTTGAAAAAAAGTGCATCTGAAGTAAAGGGTGACACAAATGAAAAACCTGGGAAACAAAATTCTATGGAAAGTAGGGAGGAAGAGATGAAAGTGGATAAAAAAGAAGAGGGAGCAACTGCTGTTGCTCAAACAACTGGTGGTGTGATGTCTGGGAAGAAGAAAATTATGAAGAAGGTTGTCAAACAGAAAGTTGTTGGCAAGACAACAGGTGATACTGTAAGCAAACAACATAATGGAAATGAAAAGGAGGAGAATAGTGCAAGCTTAGAGGGTTCAGGTCAACAGGATGCATCTTCCGCTGCATCAAGTGGGGTCAAAACTTTTGCAAGGAAAAAAGTTGTGAAGAAAGTGGTAAAAGCTAGTGCAAGTGAAGATAAAGTTGCACAAGTTGAGAAGAAAGTTGACAAGGAAACTGATTCCTCTGGAGACAAACTGAAGGATAATATAGATCCAAACAGTGCTGCAGCAGTGCAAGATACGAGTGTGAAAACAGTCAAGAAGAAGATTATCAAGAGGGTACCTAAAAGAAAAATTGCTACCGTGCAATCCAACGATGGTGTTTCTGGCACACAAAAAGAGGGTGATGGTAATGAGAAAGCTGCTGCTGAGGCAGTAGATGGAACACAAGGTGCAGGGAAGCAAAATGCAGATGCAGACAACATGAAAACTGAAGTTAagacattagaaaaaaaaattatttctaaaacAGAGAAGTCAGATAAGATGGGAAGTTCTGGTAAAGTAGTCATAAAGGATGAAAAAGCAGAGAAGAAAGAGGTGAAGGTAGCAGGCGAGCGAAGTGCCACTAGAAAGGAGACAGAGACGGATAAGAAaaaaatatctcaaaaggacatCAATGATAGTAAGAGTGGGTTATTGAAAGATAGTGAGAAATCTAAAGATGTTAAAGAGAAAAAAGGCAAAGATGTAAAGGATGAGTCTAGAAGCAAATCAAATAAAGaattgaaagaaaagaaaaaacctgAAGAACCTCCTCGACACCCAGGATTTATTCTACAAACCAAATCGAGCAAGGATTCCAAG TCCCGATCCATGTCACTTGCACTGGAAACACTCTTGGATTATTCTGACAAAGATGTTGAAGAATCAACATTTGAG CTCTCACTCTTTGCTGAGACACTCTGCGAAATGCTTCAGTATCAGATGGGTTGTCGTCTCTTCACTTTTCTCCAG aaattgcGTGTGAAATTTGTGAGAAAAAGATTTCAAAATAAGAGGCAGAGGGAAGAGAAGAGAGGGAGTGAAATTGATAAATTATCACCAACAAAGCGCCTAAAGACTGAGAAGCTCTCTGTCAACAACCAATCTACTCAAGCATCTGAAACATCAAATCCAGCCCAGCCAGATGATAAAAATACAACAGAGGAGTATGTCATTGTTGATCCTGCTGTTGAGGTGAAGACTAATAACTTGGTTGAGCCTGCTGATGAAGTGAAGACAGAGAATGGAACAGATGATGATGAAGACTATGAGGAGGATCCAGAAGAAGATCCAGAAGAGGATGAGGAAATGGATGATGTGAATCCTCCAGGTGATTCATCTGTCCAAAATGATGCCAAGGAAACAAACTTAAAAGAGGAACCTGTAAATGAGAAGGATGACAAATTGGACAAGGGACAACCTGGCCTCAAGGCTACAGAGACAACAGCAAAATCTGACACAAAAGCAGGTGAAAAAATTGAGACAAAAGTGGATACTGGTGAGAAAGGAACTCTGGTAAAGTTGAAGGAAACATCTGCCGACAAGGAGCTATTACAG GCTTTTAGGTTTTTTGACCGGAATCGAGTTGGCTACATCAGG GTTGAAGATTTGCGGTTGATTATCCACAACTTGGGGAAATTCCTCTCTCACAGGGATGTCAAA GAACTTGTGCAGAGCGCATTGTTAGAGAGCAACACAGGAAGGGATGATCGTATTCTTTACAATAAGCTTGTGCGGATGTCCGACATATAA